The Limnospira fusiformis SAG 85.79 genomic interval GGTCCGTTTTGAGCGCGACGTAATAGGAAGAACAAGCCCACTAGGAGCAAAATCGGGAAGAACAGGCTACTTAATGCTCTGAACCAAAGTCCTTCCTCGGTTTGGGGTTGTACCGCAATGTCAACATTGTTTTCACTCAGAATGTTGATCAGGTCTGGATCATTGGGTAGATTTACTAGGATTTTGGAGCCATCCTGGGCTGTAACTAGGGCTTTAGTGCGATCGGCACTAATACTCACTCGTTCAACCCGGTTCTGTTGGACTTCCTGGACAAAGGTACTATATTTCCAGGTTTCCCTGCTTTGGGGTTGTTTGTCAAACAATGTCGTTGCTAAGGCGATGACGACAATAGCCAGCATTGCATATAAGACCGCGTTTCTCCACCGTTTATTCACGGGGGTCTATCCTCCTACTGATTTTTTGTCGATCCCAGATTCTCTGGTATCTTTGATATTATGTTTACCAATCTTAACGTATTTTTCAGAAATACGGGGTCTGGGAACAGATTACCTATATTCGACTGATACATTTACGCGACATTTATCCGGCTATTGCCTGACAATGCGACGATAGCACTATTACCCGTTAAGGTAACAGAGGCGGTATCCCGCAAAGCTTTTAGAAAGATTCCAAAAGCACCGTTCCAGTCCCTGGGTAGAGTGAACCCACACTCAGGACATCGGAACACTTTTGAGCCACCTAGCTGGGAATGCACATGACCACAGTGAGTACAGGTTTTGCTGGTGTATTCTTCGGTCACATCTACAACTGTGGTTCCAGTTATTTCCCCTTGATGTCTCAGGGTTAGTTTGAATCGATAATGCGCCCATGTCAGCATGGCGCGGGCAGTCTTAGACCTGATTAGACGCTTCACCTTGGCAACCATATTGGAAGTCTCGAAGGTGGGCAAAAAAATCCGGCTGTGTTATGGGATGGCCAGGGATGCGACCCAATCAACCAAGGGGTGGAAGTCCCACTAGGAGGCTATTTCGGGCATTGCATCCCTATTTCACTCCTAAACGTCTCGCACCCATACTTGGTATTGTACTGTATTGCCGTCAAATGTTAACCTAATTTGAGATGAAATCATGCTCTTATTGACCTGTACAGTTGGACTCGCATTGCTGAACTCATGGGGAATTTTGCTAATCTAACAGCCAGTTCTGAGGTTTTGGGACTTAATGAGCAGGCGGGAACTTGTCTGGCTTGTGGACGTTTCTCTGAGGCGATCGCAGCTTGTCATCAGGCCATCAAAACCCAGCCCCACCATTTTGGAGCTTATCATATCCTCGGTCAAGTGTTGCAAGCCCAGCATAAAAACTCGGCGGCGGTTAGGGCCTATCGTATCGCCCTAGAACTTAATCCTGATTGTACTAAGGCTCAACAGGGTTTATCACAAATTCTGTCTGGGGAGGATTTATGGTTTCCTCCAGGAGATTATGTCTCCTCTGGGTTGAGGAAAATTAAATGCGATCGCTATTTTCCTAATTTAGTGGTTGATAACATTAGTTCTAAGTGGCAATATCACCGCCGAGAAATTCCCCACAATCGCTACGTTGATCAACAATTCCCTACGGTGGGATTTATTACTAGAGATGAAGCCCATATTCTATATAATACCGCTTTACAATTTGCTGGTAAACCCGCTTTGGAAATTGGTTGTTGGTTGGGTTGGTCAACCTGTCATCTCGCTTTAGGCGGGGTGATTCTCGATGTCATTGATCCGGGTCTGGCTAATCCCGTTTTTGCTAGTCGCGTGGGTTCTGCTTTACAGGCGGCGGGAGTGACAGAAAGGGTTGAGTTAATTGCGGGTTACAGTCCCGCTAAGGTGGCGGAAATTGCTAGGAGTTGTCATCGTCGCTGGTCTCTCATTTTTATTGATGGGAATCATGAAGCACCCGGACCGTTTTTAGATGCTCAAATTTGTGAACAGGTGGCGGCGGATGATGCTTTGATTTTGTTTCATGATTTGGTTTCTCCTGATGTGTTTGCTGGGTGGAATTATTTTCGCGATCGCGGTTGGAATGTGGCAATTTATCAAACTAAGCAAATAATGGGGGTAGCTTGGCGGGGGAAAGTTAAACCTATTGCTCATCAGCCAGATCCGTCTGTTAGCTGGACTCTTCCCAGTCATTTACAATGGCAATGGATTTTAAATCATGATTCAGATTCAGTTAAAAATGATGGCTATTACTATCCAATTATTGATAAGTTAGTGGCGGATAATCCGGGACAAATGACGGTGGCAGAATATCGCTACATTGCTGATATTATTAATCACCAGTCTCCGGGAAATTTGCTAATTTTTGGTGTGGGTAAAGATAGCGGTTTATGGATGGATATTAACCGCCACGGTAAAACGGTATTTTTGGAGGATAGCCAAGGGTGGTTAACTCAGGTTAAAAATACCTATGCTGATTTAGAAGCCTATCATATAGATTACCAAACTCGGCGACAAAATTGGGCGGAATTGTTGATGAAATTTGAACAGGGGGAGGATTGTTTATCCTTGGATTTACCTAATTGGATTTATGATATATCCTGGGATTGGATTTTAGTTGATGGTCCGG includes:
- a CDS encoding class I SAM-dependent methyltransferase, with product MGNFANLTASSEVLGLNEQAGTCLACGRFSEAIAACHQAIKTQPHHFGAYHILGQVLQAQHKNSAAVRAYRIALELNPDCTKAQQGLSQILSGEDLWFPPGDYVSSGLRKIKCDRYFPNLVVDNISSKWQYHRREIPHNRYVDQQFPTVGFITRDEAHILYNTALQFAGKPALEIGCWLGWSTCHLALGGVILDVIDPGLANPVFASRVGSALQAAGVTERVELIAGYSPAKVAEIARSCHRRWSLIFIDGNHEAPGPFLDAQICEQVAADDALILFHDLVSPDVFAGWNYFRDRGWNVAIYQTKQIMGVAWRGKVKPIAHQPDPSVSWTLPSHLQWQWILNHDSDSVKNDGYYYPIIDKLVADNPGQMTVAEYRYIADIINHQSPGNLLIFGVGKDSGLWMDINRHGKTVFLEDSQGWLTQVKNTYADLEAYHIDYQTRRQNWAELLMKFEQGEDCLSLDLPNWIYDISWDWILVDGPAGYTPETPGRMKSIYLASQLAIKYGDTDVFVHDCDRPVEIAYTSYFFPKNIFIKQINKLNHYKL